The Streptomyces luteogriseus genome includes a window with the following:
- a CDS encoding universal stress protein yields MARASTLWRPWERAATRGGTRRSPVRNRRQRAARCRPRGLSARGRQPGARGPGGFAGLLLGLVAQHCAQHVDCPVVVFREGGR; encoded by the coding sequence GTGGCCCGGGCGTCGACTCTCTGGAGACCGTGGGAGCGCGCGGCCACCCGTGGAGGTACGCGCCGAAGCCCAGTACGGAACCGCCGCCAGCGTGCTGCTCGGTGCCGCCCGCGAGGCCTCTCTGCGCGTGGTCGGCAGCCGGGGGCCCGGGGGCCCGGGGGATTCGCGGGGCTGCTGCTGGGGCTCGTCGCCCAGCACTGCGCCCAGCACGTCGACTGTCCGGTCGTCGTGTTCCGGGAGGGCGGACGGTGA
- a CDS encoding endonuclease/exonuclease/phosphatase family protein, with product MEVAEATWVHREEARVLGRSTGVRLFAGVMLAVFMVLVGPSAPTGALFAGAQPAEAVRDVVPNRVMTWNICNPCEVSDVDRAAEIAASAPQVIGLQEACVRDVERIREYLENLHGLVYHVEYGSVLRKWGRCGGTPWNPGAFGQAILSAAPMTDPVNVEYPDGGSEDRGYMAVTTTVGDRSVRVFNTHLAQRRQEAVRAEQTRVLAAEIARHDRAILLGDLNAVPDSPELRGIWALATDADPQCRPSPTGTCQPTTDWQSKFDYVFLRGFVPLRHRVHPTPYSDHHPLRTDVDPA from the coding sequence ATGGAGGTCGCAGAGGCCACGTGGGTTCACCGTGAGGAGGCGAGGGTGCTCGGCAGGAGCACGGGGGTGCGGTTGTTCGCGGGCGTTATGCTGGCGGTCTTCATGGTGCTGGTCGGCCCCAGTGCACCGACCGGTGCCCTCTTCGCCGGAGCCCAGCCCGCGGAAGCCGTCAGGGACGTCGTCCCGAACCGGGTCATGACGTGGAACATCTGCAACCCCTGCGAGGTGAGCGACGTCGACAGGGCCGCGGAGATCGCCGCGTCCGCGCCCCAGGTCATCGGCCTGCAGGAAGCGTGTGTGCGTGACGTCGAGCGGATCCGGGAGTATCTGGAGAACCTCCACGGGCTGGTCTACCACGTCGAGTACGGATCGGTTCTTCGGAAATGGGGCCGCTGCGGAGGCACTCCGTGGAATCCGGGGGCCTTCGGCCAGGCGATCCTCTCGGCGGCACCGATGACGGACCCCGTCAACGTGGAGTATCCCGACGGCGGCTCCGAGGACCGCGGGTACATGGCCGTCACCACCACCGTGGGCGACCGGTCCGTCCGGGTCTTCAACACGCACCTCGCCCAACGGCGTCAAGAGGCGGTCCGGGCGGAGCAGACGCGCGTCCTCGCCGCAGAGATCGCCCGGCACGACCGCGCGATCCTGCTCGGCGACCTCAACGCCGTGCCGGACTCTCCCGAACTGCGCGGGATCTGGGCACTGGCCACGGACGCGGACCCGCAGTGCCGTCCGTCGCCCACCGGCACCTGTCAGCCGACCACCGACTGGCAGAGCAAGTTCGACTACGTGTTCCTGCGCGGCTTCGTCCCGCTCAGGCACCGCGTGCATCCGACGCCGTATTCGGACCACCACCCGTTGCGCACCGACGTCGACCCGGCCTGA
- a CDS encoding GAF and ANTAR domain-containing protein, protein MDWQKFAEEMALLARSLLKQDSVQQTLDEIAMSAVKLVDGCDAAGILAVRKGRAVTLASYGDMVEESDRRQGELGEGPCFDLARRTDEDRVFRVADMTRPQPDWPRYAEAARELGIGSMTGVLLYTHEEDFGALNLYARRPGTFTEDIATAGWLLASHAAVALADARTIDQLEHALETRHAIGEAMGILRERHGMSDEEAFSVLRNISQNHNIKLRDVAQRIREKRPADPA, encoded by the coding sequence ATGGACTGGCAGAAGTTCGCCGAGGAGATGGCCCTGCTCGCGCGGAGCCTGCTGAAGCAGGACTCGGTGCAGCAGACGCTGGACGAGATCGCGATGTCGGCCGTGAAGCTGGTGGACGGCTGTGACGCGGCCGGGATCCTCGCGGTGCGCAAGGGCCGCGCCGTCACGCTGGCCTCGTACGGCGACATGGTCGAGGAATCCGACCGCCGGCAGGGCGAGCTGGGCGAGGGCCCGTGTTTCGACCTCGCCCGTCGCACGGACGAGGACCGGGTCTTCCGGGTCGCTGACATGACCCGGCCCCAGCCGGACTGGCCGCGCTACGCCGAGGCCGCGCGCGAACTGGGCATCGGCAGCATGACCGGGGTCCTGCTCTACACCCACGAGGAGGACTTCGGCGCGCTCAACCTGTACGCCCGCCGCCCGGGCACCTTCACCGAGGACATCGCGACCGCCGGCTGGCTGCTCGCCTCGCACGCCGCTGTCGCCCTCGCGGACGCCCGCACCATCGACCAGCTCGAACACGCCCTGGAGACCCGGCACGCCATCGGCGAGGCCATGGGCATCCTCAGGGAACGCCACGGGATGAGCGACGAGGAGGCCTTCAGCGTGCTGCGAAACATCTCCCAGAACCACAACATCAAGCTGCGCGACGTCGCCCAGCGGATCAGGGAGAAGCGCCCTGCCGATCCGGCGTGA
- a CDS encoding alpha/beta fold hydrolase, whose amino-acid sequence MDDTAAFFAAYDAVLRRWPVEVDSVDVPTPYGSTRVHVGGREDGAPLVLLPGGGTTSTAWFANAGALASTHRLYAVDLMGDIGRSVHDGAPLRGAADLTAWLDALFDELKLDGAHLCGHSYGAWIALNYALHAPHRLGRLALLDPVGCFTGMSPRYLAHALPMLLKPTPGRVRAFHRWETGRDPEDPVWQAFLESTAAARRSKVVALRRPAPRDLAACTVPALVLLAEHSRAHHPRRAAAAARRLVPGASVVMLPGSSHHSLPTERPAELNRLLTEFLA is encoded by the coding sequence ATGGATGACACGGCAGCGTTCTTCGCGGCGTACGACGCCGTCCTGCGACGGTGGCCCGTGGAGGTGGACAGCGTCGACGTCCCCACCCCCTACGGCAGCACCCGGGTCCACGTCGGCGGACGTGAGGACGGTGCGCCCCTCGTTCTCCTGCCCGGCGGCGGAACGACCTCGACGGCCTGGTTCGCCAACGCCGGCGCCCTGGCCTCCACCCACCGGCTGTACGCCGTCGACCTCATGGGCGACATCGGCCGGAGCGTGCACGACGGAGCACCGCTGCGCGGCGCCGCCGACCTCACGGCGTGGCTCGACGCGCTATTCGACGAGCTGAAGCTGGACGGCGCGCACCTGTGCGGCCACTCCTACGGGGCCTGGATCGCCCTCAACTACGCCCTGCACGCGCCCCATCGGCTCGGCAGGCTCGCCCTGCTCGACCCGGTCGGCTGCTTCACCGGCATGAGCCCGCGCTACCTCGCGCACGCCCTGCCGATGCTGCTGAAGCCCACCCCCGGGCGGGTGCGCGCCTTCCACCGGTGGGAGACGGGCCGTGACCCCGAGGATCCGGTGTGGCAGGCGTTCCTGGAGAGCACCGCCGCTGCCCGCCGTTCGAAGGTCGTGGCCCTGCGGCGCCCCGCCCCGCGGGATCTCGCGGCCTGCACCGTCCCGGCGCTGGTCCTCCTGGCCGAACACAGCCGGGCCCACCATCCGCGGCGTGCGGCGGCCGCCGCACGCCGGCTCGTGCCCGGGGCGAGCGTCGTCATGCTGCCCGGCTCCTCCCACCACTCCCTGCCCACCGAGCGACCCGCCGAACTCAACCGGCTGCTGACGGAGTTCCTCGCCTGA
- a CDS encoding aromatic ring-hydroxylating oxygenase subunit alpha: MTETDEAGTFSAGAEWPSEHRDPSTGVVDLRRVGANPDFWYPVALSKNVRSKGAFATAFAGERIALYRGESGTVYALEDRCAHRQVPLSMGVVEGEALRCCYHAWAYRGDGRISQIPYLSKGDGRPPRGVRGYPVHEAYGLVFVFPGDPDKAAVTPLPDLPAFGSPRYRTMTYSRTVRCHYSFMHENLLDMNHQFLHRGVVGRLHPELLDFRTDERSVEARYLFSHAGGKRNRGAGLLAAEGIGGSDSRDVMTIRTAYPYQTLDLVPENAERPAFRLWVAYVPEDAEQRRCHTFGLLMIEKPRIPGALHLAWPLIRRFTERVFAEDRMAVEAEQRAWDEQGEDRNREVFSLILDVREVLRTNGVPIRPRGGACGAASMCNGQDGGPSPVPSADGVARQGDGHGPAEVRRGTPSAAG; encoded by the coding sequence ATGACCGAGACCGACGAGGCCGGGACCTTCTCTGCCGGGGCCGAATGGCCCTCGGAGCACCGTGACCCGAGTACCGGCGTCGTCGACCTCCGGCGCGTCGGGGCGAACCCGGACTTCTGGTACCCGGTCGCCCTGTCGAAGAACGTGCGCAGCAAGGGGGCGTTCGCTACGGCCTTCGCCGGTGAGCGCATCGCGCTCTACCGCGGGGAGAGCGGCACCGTGTACGCGCTGGAGGACCGGTGTGCCCACCGCCAGGTCCCGCTGAGCATGGGCGTAGTGGAGGGCGAGGCGCTGCGCTGCTGCTATCACGCCTGGGCCTACCGGGGCGACGGCCGCATCTCGCAGATCCCGTACCTCTCCAAGGGGGACGGACGGCCGCCGCGCGGCGTGCGCGGCTACCCCGTCCACGAGGCGTACGGCCTGGTGTTCGTGTTCCCGGGCGACCCGGACAAGGCGGCCGTCACCCCGCTGCCCGACCTGCCGGCGTTCGGCTCGCCGCGGTACAGGACGATGACGTACTCCCGGACCGTGCGCTGCCACTACTCGTTCATGCACGAGAACCTCCTCGACATGAACCACCAGTTCCTGCACCGGGGCGTGGTCGGCAGGCTCCACCCCGAACTGCTCGACTTCCGGACCGACGAGCGGTCGGTGGAGGCCCGGTACCTGTTCAGCCACGCCGGGGGCAAGCGGAACCGCGGGGCCGGTCTGCTGGCCGCCGAGGGCATCGGCGGCAGCGACTCCCGGGACGTCATGACGATCCGCACCGCGTACCCGTACCAGACCCTCGACCTGGTCCCGGAGAACGCCGAACGGCCGGCCTTCCGCCTCTGGGTCGCCTACGTGCCCGAGGACGCCGAACAGCGCCGGTGCCACACGTTCGGCCTGCTCATGATCGAGAAGCCGCGGATCCCCGGCGCTCTGCACCTGGCCTGGCCGCTCATCCGGCGCTTCACCGAGCGGGTGTTCGCCGAGGACCGGATGGCCGTCGAGGCCGAGCAGCGGGCCTGGGACGAGCAGGGCGAGGACCGCAACCGCGAGGTGTTCTCCCTGATCCTGGACGTCCGCGAGGTCCTGCGGACCAACGGCGTCCCCATCCGCCCCCGGGGCGGCGCGTGCGGCGCGGCCTCGATGTGCAACGGCCAGGACGGCGGGCCGTCGCCGGTGCCGAGTGCCGACGGGGTCGCGCGCCAGGGGGACGGACACGGACCGGCCGAGGTCAGGCGAGGAACTCCGTCAGCAGCCGGTTGA
- a CDS encoding HSP90 family protein, producing MTLPDTAPNAPGADRTFQVDLRGLVDLLSHHLYSSPRVYLRELMQNAVDALTARHALEPAAPADAFGVRLYADGSVVRVEDDGVGLTEADVHSFLATIGRSSKRADRIAEQRADFIGQFGIGLLSCFLVADEIHVLSRSARTPDAPAVEWRGRGDGSYTVRTLPASARPRPGTTVTLTPRADAGEWTRPAQVHALARHFGSLLRHPVTFDDGTTAGTGGVTDAPGVSVNPEPAPWARTHPTPGARSRALAAYGEDVFGFRPLDTIELDLPAVGLKGIACVLPETVPAGRRHGHRVHVKGMLLSEQAEEILPEWAFFVRCVVDAESLRPTASRESLYEDDTLAAVRDALAQRLRDWIARVAASDPDLLGRFLQAHHLAVKSLAVHDDEILRMLLPWLPFETTDGHTTLDEFARTHRTVLVTSSVEEFRQVAAIASAAGLGVVNGGYTYDRELVHRLPEIRPEATVADLDPATLTAHLDPVDRETELAAAAYLAQARDALAVFDCDVALRTFQPVSAPALLIDSREARHERTRSQLAREQEGGLWGDILGALRQEAPRAQLILNQLNPLVRTAVSIDEPELARTSAEALYGQAAMLSRRPLRPAESSLINRSFLDLLAHALRKDS from the coding sequence ATGACTCTCCCCGACACCGCCCCGAACGCACCCGGCGCCGATCGCACCTTCCAGGTGGACCTGCGCGGCCTCGTCGACCTCCTCTCCCACCACCTCTACTCCAGCCCCCGCGTCTATCTGCGCGAACTGATGCAGAACGCGGTGGACGCGCTGACCGCCCGCCACGCCCTCGAACCGGCCGCCCCCGCCGACGCGTTCGGCGTCCGCCTGTACGCGGACGGGTCGGTCGTACGCGTCGAGGACGACGGCGTCGGTCTCACCGAGGCCGACGTGCACAGCTTCCTCGCCACCATCGGCCGCAGCAGCAAGCGCGCCGACCGGATCGCCGAGCAACGCGCCGACTTCATCGGCCAGTTCGGTATCGGCCTGCTCTCCTGCTTCCTGGTCGCGGACGAGATCCACGTCCTGAGCCGCTCCGCCCGCACCCCCGACGCACCCGCCGTGGAGTGGCGCGGCCGCGGCGACGGCAGCTACACCGTCCGCACCCTGCCCGCCTCCGCCCGCCCCCGGCCCGGCACCACCGTCACGCTGACGCCGCGCGCCGACGCGGGGGAGTGGACTCGCCCAGCACAGGTACACGCCCTGGCCCGCCACTTCGGCTCCCTGCTGCGCCATCCGGTGACCTTCGACGACGGAACCACAGCCGGCACCGGCGGTGTCACGGACGCTCCGGGCGTGTCCGTCAACCCCGAACCCGCCCCCTGGGCCCGCACCCACCCCACCCCGGGAGCCCGTTCCCGTGCCCTGGCCGCCTACGGCGAGGACGTCTTCGGCTTCAGACCGCTGGACACCATCGAGCTGGACCTGCCGGCCGTGGGCCTGAAGGGCATCGCGTGCGTGTTGCCCGAGACCGTGCCGGCCGGCCGCCGCCACGGACACCGCGTGCACGTCAAGGGCATGCTGCTGTCCGAGCAGGCCGAGGAGATCCTGCCCGAGTGGGCGTTCTTCGTGCGCTGCGTCGTCGACGCCGAGAGCCTGCGCCCGACGGCGTCCAGGGAGTCCCTGTACGAGGACGACACCCTCGCCGCCGTCCGCGACGCCCTCGCGCAGCGGCTGCGCGACTGGATCGCCCGGGTCGCCGCCAGCGACCCGGACCTGCTCGGCCGCTTCCTCCAGGCCCACCACCTGGCCGTGAAGTCCCTCGCCGTCCACGACGACGAGATCCTGCGAATGCTGCTGCCCTGGCTGCCGTTCGAGACCACCGACGGGCACACCACCCTGGACGAGTTCGCACGCACCCACCGCACCGTGCTCGTCACGTCGAGCGTGGAGGAGTTCCGCCAGGTCGCGGCGATCGCCTCGGCCGCCGGGCTCGGCGTCGTCAACGGCGGCTACACCTACGACCGTGAACTGGTCCACCGGCTGCCGGAGATCAGGCCCGAGGCCACCGTCGCCGACCTCGACCCGGCGACCCTCACCGCCCACCTCGACCCCGTCGACCGGGAGACGGAACTCGCCGCGGCGGCCTATCTCGCCCAGGCCCGCGATGCCCTCGCCGTCTTCGACTGCGACGTCGCCCTGCGCACCTTCCAGCCCGTCTCCGCGCCCGCCCTGCTCATCGACAGCCGCGAGGCCCGGCACGAGCGCACCCGCTCCCAGCTCGCGCGAGAGCAGGAAGGCGGCCTGTGGGGCGACATCCTCGGCGCCCTCCGCCAGGAGGCGCCGCGGGCCCAGCTGATCCTCAACCAGCTCAACCCGCTGGTCCGCACGGCCGTCTCGATCGACGAGCCCGAGCTGGCCCGCACCAGCGCCGAAGCCCTCTACGGGCAGGCCGCGATGCTGTCCCGGCGCCCGCTCAGGCCCGCCGAGTCGAGCCTCATCAACCGCTCCTTCCTCGACCTTCTCGCCCACGCCCTCCGCAAGGACAGCTGA
- a CDS encoding SRPBCC family protein, which translates to MTEYERSRTMPAQPEHVFDQAADVGRLNSWLPEALHVEAGELPAVTVHEDRTDEDTSAVLRARRQQMRLEWGTRDQGGYAGWLQVAGLDGGASEVTVHLSFFDAGHDPGEQAVGDALDTSLRRLEEQVRLHVDHPAG; encoded by the coding sequence ATGACCGAGTACGAACGTTCCCGCACGATGCCCGCGCAGCCGGAGCACGTCTTCGACCAGGCCGCCGACGTCGGCCGGCTGAACAGCTGGTTGCCGGAGGCCCTGCACGTGGAGGCCGGGGAGCTGCCCGCCGTCACCGTGCACGAGGACCGCACCGATGAGGACACCTCCGCCGTGCTGCGTGCCCGGCGGCAGCAGATGCGGCTCGAGTGGGGCACGCGTGACCAGGGCGGCTACGCGGGCTGGCTGCAAGTCGCCGGTCTCGACGGCGGCGCCAGCGAGGTGACCGTGCACCTGTCGTTCTTCGACGCCGGCCACGACCCGGGCGAGCAGGCCGTCGGCGACGCCCTGGACACCAGCCTGCGGCGGCTGGAGGAGCAGGTACGGCTGCACGTCGACCACCCGGCGGGCTGA
- a CDS encoding kinase has protein sequence MVGTGQSRLVVVRGNSGSGKSSVAAGIRERFGRGLALVAQDNLRRIVLRERDRPGAANIGLIDLTARYALDAGYHVVVEGILYADHYGEMLTRLRSDHRGPTHAYYLHVPFEQTLLRHATKPIAHEVGEAQLREWYRELDLLPGGVETVIGADSTLSETVDRVMLDTGLAALPALDL, from the coding sequence ATGGTGGGAACGGGGCAGAGCCGACTGGTCGTGGTGCGGGGTAACAGCGGGAGCGGGAAGTCGTCCGTCGCGGCCGGGATCCGGGAGAGATTCGGGCGGGGGCTGGCGCTCGTCGCGCAGGACAATCTGCGCCGGATCGTGCTGCGGGAGAGGGACCGGCCCGGCGCGGCGAACATCGGCCTGATCGATCTGACGGCCCGCTACGCCCTCGACGCCGGGTACCACGTCGTGGTCGAGGGGATCCTGTACGCCGACCACTACGGCGAGATGCTCACCCGGCTGCGGTCCGACCACCGCGGGCCGACCCACGCGTACTACCTCCACGTGCCGTTCGAGCAGACCCTGCTCCGTCATGCCACCAAGCCGATCGCGCACGAGGTCGGCGAGGCGCAGCTGCGCGAGTGGTACCGCGAACTGGACCTGCTGCCCGGCGGCGTCGAGACCGTCATCGGCGCCGACAGCACCCTGAGCGAGACCGTGGACCGCGTCATGCTCGACACCGGCCTGGCAGCTCTCCCCGCGCTCGACCTCTAG
- a CDS encoding SpoIIE family protein phosphatase: protein MTGPDHAETVHGPPVSTASVVLAGTLEAIGAGAYVVDERGCIIAANTRAEQLLGRSTHDLIGHDAHDLLHRGPQGEDLPRTQCAMRQAFHAGRTAQADEDHFARADGTLLPISWLITPYDVGGRHAGTLVVFHTPDQEQAPAPPLDLAAQPLSELHRLALLAETTAQLTSTLDVDEALRRLVTLVLPRLADWVVVDLITERDEVWRSIVVHADGDTFTHREDLQGPMPPVPEESPMPLSRALRGVASNLAGPQTYQGAPDSGIAVEQRRLFDATGMHSAAIAPIRSTRAVLGALTLGRDENPAPFTPVDLPLIEDIARRAGLALDNARLYQRQRKVAETMQNHLLPQMPGVSGLQMTVRYLPAPDASQVGGDWYDAFPLSDASTALAIGDVVGHDLEAAAGMAQVRNMLRAYAWSQHEPPSRIVERLDEAIQHITDVDMATTIFARIEPAEDGHWQLSWTNAGHPPPLLISRDGLAEYLTDGHGILLGTQTGTRRPDATTQLPPGSTLVLYTDGLIEAPRRTLDEGLDRLRQHAAALAHRPLASFTDQLLRRVRPAGNDDDVAVLALRVPGS from the coding sequence ATGACGGGGCCGGACCACGCGGAGACCGTTCATGGGCCGCCCGTGTCGACAGCGTCCGTCGTGCTGGCCGGGACGCTGGAAGCCATCGGCGCCGGCGCCTACGTCGTGGACGAGCGAGGCTGCATCATCGCCGCGAACACCCGTGCCGAACAGCTCCTGGGCCGGTCCACCCACGACCTGATCGGGCATGACGCGCACGACCTGCTGCACCGCGGCCCGCAAGGGGAGGACCTGCCCCGCACCCAGTGCGCCATGCGGCAGGCCTTCCACGCCGGACGCACGGCCCAGGCCGACGAGGACCACTTCGCCCGCGCCGACGGCACCCTGCTGCCCATCTCCTGGCTGATCACGCCGTACGACGTCGGTGGCCGCCACGCCGGCACGCTCGTCGTCTTCCACACCCCCGACCAGGAACAGGCCCCCGCCCCGCCGCTGGATCTCGCGGCCCAGCCGCTGTCGGAGCTGCACCGGCTGGCCCTGCTCGCCGAGACCACCGCGCAGCTGACCTCCACGCTCGACGTCGACGAGGCGCTGCGCAGGCTGGTGACCCTGGTCCTGCCCCGCCTCGCGGACTGGGTGGTCGTCGACCTGATCACCGAGCGCGACGAGGTGTGGCGTTCCATCGTGGTCCACGCCGACGGTGACACGTTCACGCACCGCGAGGACTTGCAGGGGCCGATGCCGCCGGTCCCCGAGGAATCCCCGATGCCGCTGTCCCGGGCCCTGCGCGGCGTCGCCTCCAACCTGGCCGGCCCGCAGACCTACCAGGGGGCACCGGACTCCGGCATCGCGGTCGAGCAGCGCCGCCTGTTCGACGCCACGGGCATGCACTCCGCGGCCATCGCGCCCATCCGCAGCACCCGCGCGGTCCTGGGAGCGCTGACCCTGGGCCGCGACGAGAACCCGGCGCCCTTCACACCCGTGGACCTGCCCCTGATCGAGGACATCGCCCGCCGTGCCGGCCTCGCCCTCGACAACGCCCGCCTGTACCAGCGCCAGCGCAAGGTCGCCGAGACGATGCAGAACCATCTGCTGCCGCAGATGCCGGGTGTCTCCGGCCTGCAGATGACCGTTCGCTACCTGCCCGCCCCGGACGCCTCACAGGTCGGCGGTGACTGGTACGACGCCTTCCCCCTGTCCGACGCCTCCACGGCCCTGGCCATCGGAGACGTCGTCGGCCACGACCTGGAGGCGGCGGCCGGCATGGCGCAGGTCCGCAACATGCTCCGCGCCTACGCCTGGTCCCAGCACGAACCGCCCAGCCGGATCGTCGAACGGCTCGACGAGGCGATCCAGCACATCACCGACGTCGACATGGCCACGACCATATTCGCCCGGATCGAACCGGCCGAGGACGGCCACTGGCAACTGTCCTGGACCAACGCCGGCCACCCCCCACCGTTGCTGATCAGCCGGGACGGTCTGGCCGAGTACCTCACCGACGGCCACGGCATCCTCCTGGGCACGCAGACCGGCACCCGGCGCCCGGACGCCACCACCCAGCTCCCGCCCGGTTCCACCCTGGTGCTGTACACCGACGGCCTCATCGAGGCGCCCCGCCGCACCCTCGATGAAGGGCTCGACCGGTTGCGCCAGCACGCCGCCGCCCTCGCCCACCGGCCCCTGGCCTCGTTCACCGACCAGCTCCTGCGCCGTGTCCGCCCCGCGGGCAACGACGACGACGTCGCCGTCCTGGCCCTGCGCGTCCCCGGGAGCTGA
- a CDS encoding MarR family transcriptional regulator yields the protein MDDQDPGLQLVHLLRAVTMELDLFAAEFAGRNGLHPTDVRALIHLLDAGREGVRATPGWLGAQLGVNSASITALVDRLERLGLVRRERDTRDRRRVLLVVQDEAVRLGWSFFGPLIHEMVGSMRSFDAAELAVVRRFLLTMRDVAAAARRGGRDDSGKR from the coding sequence ATGGACGACCAGGATCCCGGTCTGCAACTGGTCCATCTGTTGCGGGCCGTGACGATGGAACTGGACCTGTTCGCGGCCGAGTTCGCCGGACGCAACGGGCTCCATCCCACGGACGTACGGGCGTTGATCCACCTGCTCGACGCCGGCCGGGAGGGCGTGCGGGCCACCCCCGGGTGGCTGGGGGCGCAGTTGGGAGTGAACTCGGCGTCGATAACTGCCCTGGTCGACCGGCTGGAGCGGCTCGGGCTGGTGCGCCGCGAGCGGGACACCCGGGACCGCCGGCGTGTGCTGCTCGTCGTACAGGACGAGGCCGTCCGGCTGGGCTGGTCCTTCTTCGGGCCGCTGATCCACGAGATGGTCGGCTCGATGCGGTCGTTCGACGCGGCGGAACTGGCGGTGGTGCGGCGATTTCTGCTGACCATGCGCGATGTCGCCGCGGCGGCGCGGCGCGGCGGACGGGACGACTCCGGGAAACGCTGA
- a CDS encoding GNAT family N-acetyltransferase yields the protein MTLETGRLVLRAFEPGDVDAVHDACQDEDIQFYTPVPVPFRRQDAEKRVCAEWPEAWATDKDYILGAFRKDSAALVGSYCLTKVSQGVYELGYWAVKEQRGRGYSVEAARALCEWGWATLDVHRIEWWAMTGNTGSRAVAERLGFTVEGTLRSRGIANDGRPHDWWVGGLVRP from the coding sequence GTGACACTTGAGACCGGGCGTCTCGTGCTGAGGGCCTTCGAGCCGGGTGACGTGGACGCGGTGCACGACGCCTGCCAGGACGAGGACATCCAGTTCTACACACCGGTCCCCGTGCCGTTCCGGCGGCAGGACGCCGAGAAGAGGGTCTGCGCGGAGTGGCCCGAGGCCTGGGCCACCGACAAGGACTACATCCTCGGGGCGTTCCGCAAGGACAGCGCGGCCCTCGTCGGTTCCTACTGCCTCACCAAGGTCAGCCAGGGCGTCTACGAACTCGGCTACTGGGCGGTCAAGGAGCAGCGCGGCCGGGGCTACTCGGTCGAGGCCGCGCGGGCGCTGTGCGAGTGGGGGTGGGCCACGCTCGACGTCCACCGCATCGAATGGTGGGCCATGACCGGGAACACCGGCTCGCGCGCCGTCGCCGAACGGCTGGGCTTCACCGTCGAAGGGACACTGCGCAGCCGCGGTATCGCCAACGACGGACGCCCCCACGACTGGTGGGTCGGCGGACTGGTGAGGCCCTGA